A section of the Phaseolus vulgaris cultivar G19833 chromosome 8, P. vulgaris v2.0, whole genome shotgun sequence genome encodes:
- the LOC137826455 gene encoding polyphenol oxidase I, chloroplastic-like, which produces MTTPSKPLPLFFALTIIFLIPFISLLNNHFSVITAIKLICRQTYKPPHAKQNGLVKSSNERDKSRLWREPFIGFKNIDDSSSISRPISPNISDCFPVELPSNAITPAHCCPSKPSFSKILDFKDFASPSTTLRVRKPFHLLDNEDIAKFEKGIALMKALPDDDPRSFIQQAKVHCAYCNGAYHLSHPFQDTKLDIHRSWFFFPFHRWYIYFFERILGNLIGDPNFALPFWSWDSIEGMQMPSYFANPNSSLYHKLRHQKHLPPHVVDLNYASESSYVPSHQQVSYNLATMYRQMVLASTTELFMGGPFRLGDNPRPGPGSVEAAPHNTVHTWVGGAETPNHEDMGTFYTAARDPIFYGHHSNLDRMWAIWKTLGEGRKDYSDEDWLDSEFFFYDENANFVRVKVRDCVDTKSLGYVYQDVDLAWLRTPPTSRKSKLLRQRKKAKVWSSKPRKFPLVLDSVTSVIVKRAKKWRSKEEKEEEEEVLVIEGIEFGSDKFVKFDIHVDDDEDRLSNPDETEFVGSFVSLYHGRGHKISTSFKVGISKVLENLEAEEDDDLLVTLVPKLGKGDVIIGSIKIQFIPKQ; this is translated from the coding sequence ATGACCACTCCTTCTAAGCCTCTACCTTTATTCTTTGCTCTTACTATTATCTTCCTCATTCCCTTCATTTCTCTACTCAACAATCACTTCTCTGTCATCACCGCCATAAAACTCATTTGCAGACAAACATATAAACCCCCTCATGCCAAACAAAATGGCCTCGTCAAAAGTTCCAATGAAAGAGACAAATCTCGTCTTTGGAGGGAACCCTTCATTGGCTTCAAAAATATAGATGACTCATCTTCCATTTCTAGACCAATATCTCCTAATATAAGCGATTGTTTTCCTGTTGAGTTACCTTCTAATGCAATTACACCTGCCCATTGCTGTCCATCTAAACCATCTTTCTCCAAGATCTTAGATTTCAAAGATTTTGCTTCTCCCAGTACCACACTGAGAGTAAGAAAACCATTCCACTTGCTAGATAATGAGGATATAGCCAAATTTGAAAAGGGCATTGCACTTATGAAAGCCCTCCCCGATGATGACCCTCGTAGCTTTATTCAACAAGCTAAGGTCCATTGCGCTTATTGTAATGGAGCCTATCACCTGTCTCATCCTTTCCAAGACACAAAACTCGACATTCACAGGTCTTGGTTTTTCTTTCCCTTCCACCGTTGGTACATTTACTTCTTTGAACGAATTTTGGGGAACTTGATTGGTGACCCTAACTTTGCTTTACCATTTTGGAGTTGGGATTCTATAGAGGGCATGCAAATGCCATCGTATTTCGCAAACCCTAACTCGTCACTTTATCACAAACTCCGACACCAGAAACACCTGCCACCCCACGTGGTGGACCTGAACTATGCAAGTGAAAGTAGCTATGTCCCTTCTCATCAACAAGTTTCGTATAATTTAGCCACCATGTACAGACAAATGGTGCTAGCAAGTACCACGGAATTGTTCATGGGAGGCCCTTTTCGACTAGGGGATAACCCTCGTCCTGGTCCTGGTTCTGTGGAGGCTGCTCCACATAACACCGTTCATACATGGGTTGGTGGAGCCGAAACTCCAAACCATGAGGACATGGGAACGTTCTACACAGCTGCTAGAGACCCCATTTTCTATGGTCATCACTCGAACTTGGATCGAATGTGGGCGATATGGAAAACACTGGGAGAAGGAAGAAAGGACTATAGTGATGAAGATTGGTTAGATTCTGAGTTTTTCTTCTACGATGAGAATGCTAATTTTGTTCGTGTTAAGGTAAGAGATTGCGTTGATACTAAAAGCTTGGGGTATGTGTACCAAGATGTTGATCTTGCATGGTTGCGTACGCCACCCACATCACGAAAAAGTAAGCTACTGAGACAAAGGAAGAAGGCTAAAGTTTGGAGTTCGAAGCCAAGAAAGTTTCCTCTGGTTTTGGATTCCGTAACAAGTGTAATTGTTAAGAGGGCGAAGAAATGGAGGAGCaaggaagagaaagaagaagaggaagaggttTTGGTGATAGAAGGGATTGAGTTTGGAAGTGATAAATTTGTTAAGTTTGATATTCatgttgatgatgatgaagacaGGTTGAGTAATCCAGATGAGACAGAATTTGTGGGAAGTTTTGTGAGTCTGTACCATGGACGTGGCCATAAAATCAGCACTAGCTTTAAAGTAGGAATTTCAAAAGTTCTGGAGAATTTAGAAGCTGAAGAAGACGATGATTTGCTGGTTACTTTGGTACCTAAGCTGGGAAAAGGAGATGTAATCATAGGAAGCATCAAAATTCAGTTTATTCCAAAACAGTAG